Sequence from the Brevundimonas diminuta genome:
CCGATCACCGCGCCCCTGTCCGTCTCGACGATCGGACGTTCGATCAGGATCGGCTGAGTGATCGCTGCGGCCAATAGGGTTTCGTCGTCTGCGCCGGCGTCCAGCAGCGCATTGGCGTCGGCTTCCTTCTTACGCAGCAGGCCGGACAAACCGATGCCGGTTCTGGACGCCAATCGCTCCAGCGTTTCGCGGTCCCATCCGGTCTTCAGATATTCGACGACCGTCGGCTCGACGCCCTGTTCGCGCAGCAAGGCGAGGGCGTTGCGCGACGTGCTGCATTTCGTATTGTGGTAGAGGACGACCGACATCAAGCCTCCTGCTTCAGGCGATGCAGCAGCATGGCGCCCTGCAGCGACGCGACATAGATCACGCCCGACACGACCATGGCCGGCCAGGTCGTCAGGTTGATCCACAGCGGAAGATCCGGCGATGGCAGGGTCCCCAGCAGCCGCATCCCAAGATTGGCCACCACGCTGTAGGCGATCAGCGCCAGCATGATGATCGGGATGGCGCGCGTCATCATGCGCCACTGAACCACCACCACAACGCCATAAAACA
This genomic interval carries:
- a CDS encoding arsenate reductase family protein — encoded protein: MSVVLYHNTKCSTSRNALALLREQGVEPTVVEYLKTGWDRETLERLASRTGIGLSGLLRKKEADANALLDAGADDETLLAAAITQPILIERPIVETDRGAVIGRPVDRVLDVL